The following are encoded in a window of Francisella tularensis subsp. tularensis genomic DNA:
- the cls gene encoding cardiolipin synthase: MENFLLSLLYILEANIVLFFCQALTIFIVLKLIVDKKSASNILAWLLAILFIPYIAIPFFFIFQRKDKRSFWQKEAMNISQPSLDLFCLDKSESCKNLPNEIINVFANMDLNTLTTKNSFEMYTDGVKSFQAFMQAIESAQQNIYIQTYVFKNDTTSKLVINALEKKAAEGVEIKMMIDSLGSFYVYRHNRKIFKKLRDLGAKVVFFMPVISNPLRNYINYRNHRKIYIFDNHTIFSGGMNIGDEYMSPIEHQGMWDDLLFKIQGESLIYFLKVFCSDWHFATNQEIDFNIDNTITQEGFVQVIPSGPDLKEDQLYSGLITAINSAKEKLWIITPYLIPSAELYHSIVLAKKKGLEVKIITPKKSNHKLVDKARASYIRDFLEANIDIHFTKNMIHAKAVLIDDNIAMLGSVNLDIRSLFLNYEIATFLYSKNDVAKIYRWAEKILADSTQNTQHMISSRGSLIAESILKILTPLM, translated from the coding sequence ATGGAAAATTTCTTACTTAGTTTACTTTATATCCTCGAGGCAAATATTGTTTTATTTTTCTGTCAAGCATTAACAATATTTATCGTTTTAAAGCTAATAGTTGATAAAAAATCTGCTTCAAATATTTTAGCTTGGCTTTTAGCAATATTATTTATCCCATATATTGCCATTCCATTTTTCTTTATCTTTCAACGCAAAGATAAACGTAGTTTTTGGCAAAAAGAAGCTATGAATATTAGTCAACCATCATTAGATCTATTCTGCTTAGATAAAAGTGAAAGTTGTAAAAATCTGCCTAATGAAATTATCAATGTTTTTGCTAACATGGATTTAAATACTCTTACGACTAAAAACTCTTTTGAAATGTATACAGATGGAGTTAAATCATTCCAAGCTTTTATGCAAGCAATTGAATCTGCTCAGCAAAATATTTATATCCAAACTTATGTATTTAAAAATGATACCACCTCTAAACTAGTAATAAATGCTTTAGAAAAAAAAGCTGCTGAAGGTGTAGAAATTAAAATGATGATAGACTCCCTTGGTTCTTTTTATGTCTATCGCCATAATAGAAAAATATTCAAGAAATTACGTGATTTAGGTGCTAAAGTAGTATTTTTTATGCCGGTGATATCTAATCCTTTACGTAACTATATTAATTATAGGAATCATAGAAAAATATATATTTTTGATAATCATACTATATTTAGCGGCGGTATGAATATCGGTGATGAATATATGTCGCCTATAGAACATCAAGGGATGTGGGATGATTTACTCTTTAAAATTCAGGGTGAATCATTAATCTATTTTCTAAAGGTTTTTTGTTCTGATTGGCACTTTGCGACAAATCAAGAAATCGATTTTAATATTGATAATACAATTACACAAGAAGGTTTTGTTCAAGTAATTCCATCAGGACCTGACCTAAAAGAAGATCAACTATATTCTGGATTAATCACAGCGATTAATTCAGCCAAAGAGAAATTATGGATTATAACTCCATATCTAATACCATCAGCAGAATTATATCATTCAATAGTTCTTGCTAAGAAAAAAGGTCTTGAAGTAAAAATTATCACGCCAAAAAAATCAAATCATAAGTTGGTTGATAAAGCTAGAGCAAGTTATATAAGAGATTTTTTAGAAGCTAATATCGATATTCATTTCACTAAAAACATGATACACGCAAAAGCAGTATTAATTGACGATAATATCGCAATGCTAGGTTCAGTAAATTTAGATATTCGTAGCCTATTTCTAAATTATGAAATCGCTACATTTTTATATAGTAAAAATGACGTTGCAAAAATCTATCGCTGGGCGGAAAAAATCTTAGCTGACTCAACGCAAAATACTCAACATATGATTTCAAGTCGTGGTAGTCTGATTGCCGAAAGTATACTTAAAATACTTACTCCTTTAATGTAG
- a CDS encoding MFS transporter, translating to MLKKDDFKTILLTSIGGMLEFYDFVIFGMFAIVLGKTFFPPEGSPALQALSAFTVFAVGYFARPFGGIIFGHIGDKYGRKKSFLLTILLMGLAAFMIAILPSYQNVGIIAPLLFVILRIIQGAAIGGEIPSAVVFVKESLLKHGGLACGIIFCFINFGIFFAEITKIVTTYFLSDDYAWRVAFMFGGIAAIISYFFRKEIHETAIFLNEKTHYKIPIIDLFKTEKLATIRAIAAISIFAMVVGFFSLYLPTYFELNHIANSSSLILINLFVFSVVSIPAGFLADKFTPLRILFIGAIGLVIFGSIFYYGIVTNSKYLLLIMLINNIFMGLVVGVASNYASTLFSPGVRASGLGFSYNISFAIFNGAFLALASLGIAKGFILTPLYLVLIVIFTSTLILVFTRNTSQNISI from the coding sequence ATGCTTAAAAAAGATGATTTTAAAACGATTTTGCTTACAAGTATTGGTGGAATGTTAGAATTTTATGACTTTGTCATATTTGGTATGTTTGCTATCGTGCTTGGTAAAACATTTTTCCCTCCCGAAGGCTCGCCAGCATTGCAAGCACTTTCTGCATTTACAGTTTTTGCTGTTGGATACTTTGCTAGACCATTTGGTGGAATTATTTTTGGTCATATAGGTGATAAATATGGACGTAAAAAATCTTTCTTACTGACAATACTACTTATGGGTTTAGCTGCTTTTATGATTGCTATATTACCCTCTTATCAAAATGTTGGTATAATCGCACCACTATTATTTGTTATACTAAGAATCATTCAAGGTGCTGCGATTGGTGGTGAAATTCCAAGTGCTGTAGTATTCGTCAAAGAATCACTACTAAAACATGGTGGTTTAGCTTGTGGAATTATATTTTGTTTTATCAATTTTGGGATATTTTTTGCAGAGATCACTAAAATAGTAACTACATATTTCCTAAGTGATGACTATGCTTGGCGTGTTGCATTTATGTTTGGAGGTATTGCTGCAATTATCAGTTATTTTTTTAGAAAAGAGATTCATGAGACTGCAATATTCTTAAATGAAAAAACGCATTATAAAATTCCAATTATTGATTTATTCAAAACAGAGAAATTAGCAACAATTAGAGCTATTGCAGCTATTTCAATTTTTGCGATGGTAGTTGGATTCTTCTCACTTTACTTGCCAACATACTTTGAACTAAATCACATTGCTAATAGTTCAAGTTTGATTCTTATTAATCTATTTGTTTTTTCTGTAGTTTCTATTCCAGCAGGTTTTCTTGCTGATAAATTTACACCACTACGTATACTTTTTATCGGTGCGATAGGTTTAGTAATTTTTGGAAGTATTTTTTATTATGGTATTGTTACTAACTCTAAATATTTACTTTTGATAATGCTAATTAACAATATTTTTATGGGATTAGTTGTAGGTGTTGCTTCTAATTATGCAAGTACCCTTTTTAGTCCTGGAGTGAGGGCTAGTGGTTTAGGTTTCAGTTATAATATTAGTTTCGCTATTTTTAATGGTGCATTTTTAGCTTTGGCAAGTTTAGGGATTGCTAAAGGTTTTATATTAACACCGCTATATCTAGTTTTAATAGTCATTTTTACCTCTACGCTTATCTTAGTCTTTACACGTAATACTTCACAAAACATCTCTATCTAA
- a CDS encoding Mrp/NBP35 family ATP-binding protein — translation MIRIENVVKRKVQQGQKLLPNIKNIILIASGKGGVGKSTVTANLAVCFAKMGAKVGILDADIYGPSQPTLFDLKQNPNTTDKKKIIPLEKYAVKMISIGNLIDPESAVIWRGPIVSRALMQLLNDTDWGDIDYLFLDLPPGTGDIQLTISKNMPVTGAVIVTTPQDLSLIDARRALAMFQKVDIKTLGVVENMSYYICPKCGNSEHIFGEDGAHLLCGKNNIEFLGSLPLHKDIRENADNGKPYVSLDKDDSINTSYMTVAENILNQIEKLPKASSLDSIGVKLEN, via the coding sequence ATGATAAGAATCGAAAATGTTGTCAAAAGAAAAGTTCAACAAGGGCAAAAACTTTTACCTAATATTAAGAATATAATTTTAATTGCTTCTGGAAAAGGAGGTGTTGGTAAATCTACTGTAACAGCAAATCTAGCAGTTTGCTTTGCAAAGATGGGAGCGAAAGTTGGTATTTTAGATGCTGATATTTATGGTCCAAGTCAGCCAACATTATTTGATCTAAAACAAAACCCTAATACTACAGATAAGAAAAAGATTATCCCTTTGGAAAAATACGCAGTTAAGATGATTTCTATAGGGAATCTGATAGATCCTGAATCAGCAGTAATTTGGCGTGGTCCTATTGTATCTAGAGCGTTGATGCAACTTTTGAATGATACAGACTGGGGTGATATAGATTATTTATTTTTAGATTTACCCCCTGGAACAGGTGATATTCAGTTAACAATATCAAAAAATATGCCAGTTACAGGAGCAGTGATTGTTACAACTCCTCAAGATTTATCATTAATTGATGCTAGAAGGGCTTTAGCAATGTTCCAAAAAGTTGATATCAAAACTCTAGGTGTAGTAGAGAATATGAGTTATTACATTTGTCCTAAATGTGGTAATAGTGAACATATTTTTGGTGAGGATGGTGCTCATCTGTTGTGTGGTAAAAATAATATTGAGTTTTTAGGTAGTTTACCGCTACATAAGGATATTCGTGAGAATGCTGATAATGGTAAACCTTATGTTAGTCTAGACAAGGATGATAGTATTAATACGAGTTATATGACTGTAGCTGAAAATATTTTAAATCAAATTGAGAAGTTACCTAAGGCAAGTAGTTTAGATTCTATTGGTGTTAAATTAGAAAATTAA
- the dcd gene encoding dCTP deaminase, which translates to MTIKSDKWIKKMSQEHNMIEPFEAGQVKVINNQKIVSYGTSSYGYDVRCADEFKIFTNINSSIVDPKNFNDKNFVDFKGDVCIIPPNSFALARTVEKFKIPRDTLVVCLGKSTYARCGIIVNVTPLEPEWEGYVTLEFSNTTPLPAKIYANEGVAQMLFFQSDEECETSYADKGGKYQGQVGVTLPKC; encoded by the coding sequence GTGACAATAAAATCAGATAAATGGATAAAAAAAATGTCTCAAGAACATAATATGATAGAACCTTTTGAGGCAGGTCAAGTAAAAGTTATTAATAACCAAAAAATTGTATCTTATGGAACTTCAAGTTATGGTTATGATGTACGTTGTGCAGATGAGTTTAAAATATTTACAAATATAAATTCTTCAATAGTTGATCCTAAAAATTTTAATGATAAAAATTTTGTCGATTTCAAAGGTGATGTTTGTATAATTCCTCCAAACTCTTTTGCTTTAGCACGTACAGTCGAGAAATTTAAAATCCCAAGAGATACTTTGGTAGTATGTTTAGGTAAATCTACTTATGCAAGATGTGGAATTATAGTAAATGTAACTCCTCTTGAACCTGAGTGGGAGGGTTATGTGACATTAGAGTTCTCAAACACAACTCCATTACCTGCAAAAATTTATGCAAATGAGGGCGTGGCTCAAATGTTATTTTTTCAGTCAGATGAAGAGTGTGAAACTTCTTATGCTGATAAAGGCGGTAAATACCAAGGTCAAGTTGGCGTTACATTACCTAAATGCTAA
- a CDS encoding mechanosensitive ion channel family protein, whose translation MSLLKKYYFDIINNHGFSVALSCLTIILIVLLLSFIINRLSSKYIVLIAKKFFDKSNSMLGKYLLEYKFFVKLSHIIPGIFAYVIIGFATDNDYLWTQHLVTGLQLLLQIYITVTIISFLVCFVDALFDYLENLAYFKNHSLRSYAQVIKIILYIIGFILVVSLLLNKSPIAFLTGLGALSAVLMLVFKDTILGFVTNVQVAALDLVRVGDWITIPSANVDGTVMDVSINTVKIRNFDKTISMIPTYTLTTHSVQNWRGMVETGGRRIKRSINIDIDTIKFCDQELLERLGKETLLADFIKAKANEKLTNISLFRAYIENYLRNHPKIHLGLTFLIRELQPTQFGLPVELYIFTNDTNWVNYEKIQADIFDYVFASLHMFDLKAFQAITGRINNQF comes from the coding sequence ATGTCGTTACTAAAAAAATACTATTTTGATATTATTAATAACCATGGATTTTCTGTAGCTTTAAGCTGTTTAACTATTATTCTAATAGTACTATTATTATCATTTATCATTAATAGATTATCATCGAAATATATAGTTTTGATTGCTAAAAAATTCTTTGATAAAAGTAATTCCATGCTAGGAAAATACCTATTAGAATATAAGTTTTTTGTTAAGTTATCTCATATTATTCCAGGTATATTTGCCTATGTTATAATAGGTTTTGCTACTGATAATGATTATCTTTGGACACAACATTTAGTCACTGGTTTACAGTTATTATTACAAATTTATATAACTGTTACTATAATTTCATTTTTAGTATGTTTTGTAGATGCTCTTTTTGACTACCTTGAGAATCTTGCTTATTTTAAAAATCATTCATTACGTAGCTATGCTCAAGTAATCAAGATTATCTTATACATAATAGGCTTTATCTTAGTAGTATCGTTATTGTTAAATAAATCACCTATTGCCTTTTTAACGGGATTAGGAGCATTATCAGCAGTTCTTATGTTGGTCTTTAAGGATACAATATTAGGCTTTGTAACCAATGTTCAAGTTGCCGCTCTTGATTTAGTAAGAGTTGGAGATTGGATTACTATCCCATCTGCTAATGTTGATGGTACTGTTATGGATGTATCTATTAATACAGTAAAAATCCGTAATTTTGATAAAACTATATCGATGATACCAACTTATACACTAACTACTCATAGTGTCCAAAATTGGCGTGGTATGGTAGAAACCGGAGGTCGTCGTATTAAGCGCTCGATAAATATAGATATAGATACGATAAAATTCTGTGATCAAGAGCTTCTAGAAAGACTAGGCAAAGAAACTCTTTTAGCGGATTTTATCAAAGCTAAAGCTAATGAAAAACTTACTAATATTAGTCTATTTCGTGCTTATATTGAAAACTATCTGAGAAATCATCCTAAGATACATTTAGGTTTGACATTTTTAATTAGGGAGCTTCAGCCGACACAGTTTGGCTTACCTGTTGAGTTATATATATTTACAAATGACACTAACTGGGTTAACTATGAGAAAATTCAAGCTGATATTTTTGATTATGTATTTGCTAGTTTACATATGTTTGACTTAAAAGCTTTCCAAGCTATTACTGGTAGAATTAATAATCAATTTTAA
- the lptE gene encoding LPS assembly lipoprotein LptE, which yields MMKVRYIHTIFLFILSVVLLASCGFHPRGVLSDGNAGNFDSLVGTKVYIKADNFANFANALKRNLTNYNAIVVNDEKSADYIINIQDVKQESQLTSIVGGASNNTFQLIYTVTYNVVKPDDKTPVIPNRSINAQQFWQSNSGTQLAQNNEANRIYSYLEGQLVNNMATQIAALLPSKNTTQASTSSDNSLQ from the coding sequence ATGATGAAAGTAAGATATATCCATACTATATTTTTGTTTATTTTATCAGTTGTGCTACTTGCTAGTTGTGGTTTTCATCCGCGTGGAGTCTTGAGTGATGGTAATGCAGGTAACTTTGATAGTTTAGTTGGTACTAAAGTTTATATTAAAGCTGATAATTTTGCTAATTTTGCTAATGCATTAAAACGTAATCTGACAAACTACAATGCAATTGTTGTTAATGATGAAAAATCTGCTGATTATATTATAAATATCCAAGATGTTAAGCAAGAGTCTCAATTAACAAGTATTGTTGGTGGTGCATCAAATAATACTTTCCAGCTGATATATACAGTAACTTATAATGTTGTTAAACCTGATGATAAGACTCCTGTAATACCAAATAGATCAATAAATGCTCAACAATTCTGGCAATCTAATTCTGGTACACAGCTTGCTCAAAATAATGAAGCTAATAGAATATATTCATATCTAGAGGGTCAACTAGTGAATAACATGGCTACTCAAATTGCGGCGTTGTTACCAAGTAAAAATACAACTCAAGCATCAACTTCTAGTGATAATTCGTTACAATAA
- the leuS gene encoding leucine--tRNA ligase gives MNEYNFSDIEKSTQEYWRKNDTFKTIEDNTKEKFYCLSMLPYPSGTLHMGHVRNYTIGDVIARYQKMQGKNVLHPMGWDAFGLPAENAAIKHKKSPYEWTKSNIAYMRSQFDSLGFSFDWSREIATCDEDYYKWEQWFFIQLYKKGLAYRKNSVVNWDPVDQTVLANEQVVDGRGWRSGALVEKKEIPQWFLKITDYADELLQDINKLDNWPEAVKTMQINWIGKSKGLTVKFKVKDSNQEIEVFTTRPDTLMGVNYLGIAPEHPLALKEAKSNSQLAAFIEECKKTSTMEADLATQEKKGFKTSIKVIHPISAETIDVWVANFVLMGYGSGAVMSVPAHDQRDWEFAQKYNIPLKQVIESNDNKLKIDLEKQAFTEKGILINSGEFDGLNFKNAYQAIKKYLTEQNKGYETTNFRIHDWGISRQRYWGCPIPMIHCDDCGAVPEKEENLPVRLPTDVALTEAGSPLKDIPEFINVACPECGKPAKRETDTFDTFFESSWYYARYTCPTANQMLDQEANYWLPVDKYIGGIEHAIMHLLYARFFHKLMRDQGLVKSDEPFKNLLTQGMVLKDGAKMSKSKGNIVDPQELIDKYGADTVRLFSMFAAPPEQSLEWSETGVEGANKFLRKVFNYAELNKVIFAKNITLESQKLTKEDKKARFEIHSNLKQAIFDFDKSQFNTVVSACMKILNTLNNYDNLSESVKVEGFSILLRILAPFTPHLCHYLWQQLNLGEDILHTSFPIVDNNALEKDEFLLVVQINGKLKAKLELDASLSSNQVEEVVLADEHVKSFIDNKQVVKVIYVPQKLINIVIK, from the coding sequence ATGAATGAATATAATTTTAGTGATATAGAAAAATCGACACAAGAGTATTGGCGTAAAAATGATACTTTTAAAACAATAGAAGATAATACTAAAGAAAAATTTTATTGTCTTTCAATGTTACCCTACCCAAGTGGTACTCTACACATGGGACATGTAAGAAATTACACGATAGGTGATGTCATAGCTAGATATCAAAAAATGCAAGGTAAAAACGTCCTTCATCCTATGGGTTGGGATGCCTTTGGTCTACCTGCAGAAAATGCAGCGATTAAGCACAAAAAATCACCATACGAATGGACAAAAAGTAATATTGCTTACATGAGATCGCAGTTTGACTCTCTAGGCTTTAGTTTTGACTGGTCAAGAGAGATTGCAACTTGTGATGAAGATTACTATAAATGGGAGCAATGGTTTTTTATTCAGCTATACAAAAAAGGTTTAGCATATCGTAAAAATTCAGTCGTTAACTGGGATCCGGTTGATCAAACAGTTTTAGCAAATGAACAAGTTGTTGATGGTAGAGGTTGGAGATCTGGTGCATTAGTTGAGAAAAAAGAAATTCCTCAATGGTTTTTGAAAATTACCGATTATGCTGACGAGCTTTTGCAAGATATCAACAAATTAGATAATTGGCCAGAGGCTGTTAAAACTATGCAAATTAACTGGATTGGTAAATCCAAAGGTTTAACAGTTAAGTTTAAGGTTAAAGACTCTAATCAAGAAATAGAGGTTTTCACAACTCGTCCAGATACTCTTATGGGAGTGAATTATCTTGGAATAGCTCCTGAGCACCCTCTTGCTCTTAAAGAAGCTAAGTCTAATTCTCAATTGGCAGCATTTATCGAAGAGTGTAAAAAAACTTCAACCATGGAAGCTGATCTTGCTACTCAAGAAAAGAAAGGATTTAAGACATCTATTAAAGTGATTCATCCTATTTCTGCTGAAACTATAGATGTTTGGGTAGCTAATTTTGTGCTTATGGGATATGGTTCTGGTGCGGTTATGTCTGTGCCAGCTCACGATCAAAGAGATTGGGAATTTGCACAAAAATATAATATACCATTAAAACAAGTTATAGAGTCTAATGATAACAAGTTAAAAATTGATTTAGAAAAACAAGCTTTCACAGAAAAAGGTATTTTGATTAACTCAGGTGAATTTGATGGTCTAAACTTTAAAAATGCTTATCAGGCTATTAAGAAATATCTTACAGAGCAAAATAAAGGTTATGAGACTACTAATTTTAGAATTCATGATTGGGGTATTTCACGTCAAAGATATTGGGGTTGCCCTATTCCTATGATTCATTGCGACGATTGTGGTGCTGTACCAGAAAAAGAAGAGAACTTACCAGTAAGGTTACCTACTGATGTAGCCTTAACAGAAGCAGGCTCACCACTTAAAGATATTCCAGAGTTTATAAATGTAGCTTGTCCAGAATGTGGTAAACCAGCAAAGCGTGAAACTGATACATTTGATACATTTTTTGAGTCATCTTGGTATTATGCAAGATATACTTGCCCTACCGCTAATCAGATGCTTGACCAAGAAGCTAACTATTGGTTACCAGTTGATAAATATATTGGTGGTATTGAGCATGCTATTATGCATTTATTATATGCAAGATTCTTCCATAAATTAATGAGAGATCAAGGTTTAGTAAAGTCTGATGAACCTTTTAAGAACCTTCTTACGCAAGGGATGGTGTTAAAAGATGGTGCAAAAATGTCTAAGTCTAAAGGAAATATTGTAGATCCTCAAGAGCTTATTGATAAATATGGAGCAGATACTGTAAGATTATTTAGTATGTTTGCTGCACCGCCTGAACAATCACTTGAATGGTCTGAAACAGGTGTCGAAGGAGCAAATAAATTTCTACGCAAAGTTTTTAATTATGCCGAACTAAATAAAGTTATATTTGCCAAAAATATAACGCTAGAGTCTCAGAAACTTACAAAAGAAGATAAAAAAGCACGTTTTGAAATACACTCTAACCTAAAGCAAGCTATTTTTGATTTTGATAAGAGTCAGTTTAATACTGTAGTATCTGCTTGTATGAAAATTTTAAATACTCTTAATAACTATGATAACCTTTCTGAAAGTGTAAAGGTTGAGGGATTTAGCATTTTATTAAGAATTCTAGCGCCATTTACTCCTCACTTATGTCATTATCTATGGCAACAATTAAATTTAGGAGAAGATATACTTCATACTAGCTTCCCAATAGTTGATAATAATGCTCTAGAAAAAGATGAGTTTCTTTTAGTAGTACAGATTAATGGTAAGTTAAAAGCTAAACTAGAATTAGATGCTTCATTATCTTCAAATCAAGTTGAAGAAGTAGTGTTAGCTGATGAACATGTCAAATCATTTATAGATAATAAACAAGTTGTTAAAGTAATTTATGTACCACAAAAACTTATTAATATTGTAATTAAATAA
- a CDS encoding SEL1-like repeat protein produces MALAYIYKTQGQIEQANQYLALSAEIDNTEAMFFLGKSYLASNQPYHVETNPKKAFYWLNKAAQNGNIEAMKLIYDNNLYSKYKD; encoded by the coding sequence TTGGCACTTGCATATATCTACAAAACTCAAGGTCAAATCGAGCAAGCCAATCAATATTTGGCTTTATCTGCTGAAATCGACAACACTGAAGCTATGTTCTTTTTAGGAAAATCTTATCTAGCTAGTAATCAGCCATACCATGTTGAAACTAATCCAAAAAAAGCTTTTTATTGGCTTAATAAAGCTGCTCAAAATGGTAATATAGAAGCGATGAAACTAATATATGATAATAATTTATATTCAAAATATAAGGATTAA
- the ruvX gene encoding Holliday junction resolvase RuvX, which translates to MFQSLIAIDYGKARIGIASGQMITKTATPIGTVETYDGVPNWIELDKIIKRWNPSDIIIGLPLDTQNFETDITKSAKDFAKEVQQRYQRKVHLINEAYSTREARWRLEEVKSKKVSHIKVDALAACVILETWMSEN; encoded by the coding sequence ATGTTTCAATCATTGATAGCTATTGATTATGGTAAAGCACGCATTGGTATAGCTAGTGGTCAAATGATTACTAAAACCGCCACACCTATAGGCACTGTTGAAACTTATGATGGTGTTCCTAACTGGATTGAACTTGATAAAATCATCAAACGCTGGAATCCTTCAGATATCATTATTGGCCTACCATTAGATACTCAGAATTTTGAAACAGATATTACTAAATCTGCTAAAGATTTTGCCAAAGAAGTACAGCAAAGGTATCAAAGAAAAGTTCATCTGATTAACGAAGCTTACTCTACTCGTGAAGCTAGATGGCGTTTGGAAGAAGTCAAAAGTAAAAAAGTCTCTCATATTAAGGTAGATGCTCTGGCAGCCTGTGTAATTTTAGAAACATGGATGTCTGAAAATTAA
- a CDS encoding YqgE/AlgH family protein produces the protein MYQNHKSEILLATPLIKDDIVFTKSVVYLCQNDRHGAMGLIINKPLADTLKDVFEELHIPHTNTFKEILEYPLYMGGPISPHKIMILHTTNGRNYTSTIKLDEGLAITASIDILEDIANNILPEYFLPVVGYSCWTANQLTDEIKSNDWIVTNKLNKKILFNHENKVKWQNHLEHAGYTLQSLDTLFNRNTGNC, from the coding sequence ATGTATCAAAATCATAAAAGTGAAATTTTATTAGCAACACCGCTTATAAAAGATGACATAGTATTTACTAAATCTGTAGTTTATTTGTGTCAAAATGATCGACATGGAGCTATGGGTTTAATTATAAATAAACCTCTTGCAGACACTTTGAAAGATGTTTTTGAGGAGTTACATATCCCTCATACTAATACTTTTAAAGAAATTTTAGAATACCCTCTTTACATGGGTGGTCCAATAAGCCCGCATAAAATTATGATTTTACATACTACAAATGGGCGTAACTATACTTCAACGATAAAATTAGATGAAGGTTTAGCGATAACTGCTTCGATAGATATCTTAGAGGATATTGCCAATAATATTTTGCCTGAATATTTTCTACCAGTTGTTGGTTATAGCTGCTGGACTGCAAATCAGCTTACAGATGAAATTAAATCAAATGACTGGATTGTAACAAATAAGCTTAATAAGAAAATCTTGTTTAATCATGAAAATAAGGTAAAGTGGCAAAATCATCTAGAACATGCTGGCTATACTTTGCAAAGTCTTGACACATTATTTAATAGAAATACAGGTAATTGCTAA